A part of Streptomyces sp. NBC_01210 genomic DNA contains:
- a CDS encoding cytochrome P450 family protein, with protein sequence MSNTPAPELFTWEFATDPYPAYAWLREHAPVHRTRLPSGVEAWLVTRYADAKQALADQRLSKNPVHHAEPAHAKGKTGIPGERKAELMTHLLNIDPPDHTRLRRLVSKAFTPRRVAEFAPRVQELTDRLIDTIFENQHSVKKGEADLIHEFAFPLPIYAICDMLGVPREDQDDFRDWAGMMIRHGGGPRGGVARSVKKMRGYLAELIHRKREDPGDDLISGLIRASDHGEHLTENEAAAMAFILLFAGFETTVNLIGNGVYALLRNPAQRERLQASLAAGESELLATGVEELLRYDGPVELATWRFATQPLSLGGQDIAAGDPVLVVLAAADRDPERFTDPDILDLSRRDNQHLGYGHGIHYCLGAPLARLEGQTALATLLRRMPDLRLAGDPADLRWRGGLIMRGLRTLPVEFTPR encoded by the coding sequence GTGAGCAACACACCTGCCCCCGAACTCTTCACCTGGGAGTTCGCCACCGACCCCTACCCCGCCTACGCCTGGCTGCGCGAGCACGCCCCCGTGCACCGCACCCGGCTCCCCAGCGGGGTCGAGGCATGGCTGGTGACCCGGTACGCCGACGCCAAGCAGGCGCTCGCCGACCAGCGGCTGTCCAAGAACCCGGTGCACCACGCAGAGCCCGCGCACGCCAAGGGGAAGACGGGGATCCCGGGCGAGCGCAAGGCCGAGCTGATGACGCATCTGCTGAACATCGACCCGCCCGACCACACCCGGTTGCGACGGCTGGTGTCGAAGGCGTTCACTCCGCGCCGGGTCGCCGAATTCGCGCCGCGGGTGCAGGAGTTGACGGACCGTCTCATTGACACAATCTTCGAGAATCAGCACAGCGTGAAGAAGGGGGAGGCGGACCTCATTCATGAGTTCGCGTTCCCGCTCCCCATCTACGCCATCTGCGACATGCTCGGAGTCCCGCGCGAGGACCAGGACGACTTCCGCGACTGGGCGGGCATGATGATCCGGCACGGCGGCGGGCCGCGTGGCGGTGTCGCTCGTTCTGTGAAGAAGATGCGTGGCTATCTCGCCGAACTCATCCACCGCAAAAGGGAAGATCCGGGCGACGACCTCATCTCGGGCCTCATTCGCGCCAGTGACCACGGCGAGCACCTCACCGAGAACGAGGCCGCCGCGATGGCCTTCATTCTTCTCTTCGCGGGCTTCGAGACGACGGTCAATCTCATCGGCAACGGCGTCTACGCGCTGTTGCGCAACCCGGCGCAGCGGGAGCGGCTCCAGGCCTCGCTCGCGGCCGGGGAGAGCGAGCTGCTCGCGACAGGTGTCGAGGAACTGCTGCGGTACGACGGGCCGGTGGAGCTCGCGACCTGGCGGTTCGCCACACAGCCGCTCAGCCTCGGCGGACAGGACATCGCCGCCGGCGATCCCGTACTCGTCGTACTCGCCGCGGCCGACCGGGACCCGGAGCGGTTCACGGACCCGGACATTCTTGACCTCTCCCGGCGCGACAACCAGCATCTCGGGTACGGGCACGGCATCCACTACTGCCTCGGTGCGCCGCTCGCCCGGCTGGAGGGGCAGACGGCGCTGGCGACGCTGCTCCGCAGGATGCCCGACTTGCGGCTTGCGGGAGATCCGGCCGATTTGCGATGGCGCGGGGGGCTCATTATGCGTGGATTGCGCACTCTGCCCGTTGAGTTCACACCTCGATAG
- a CDS encoding nucleoside triphosphate pyrophosphohydrolase codes for MTTEAPVASGRIVLLTASHRVAPGLLSWPAWQTLHAADRVLCADEGHPQLPYLREAGVDVEIAAPSAQELVDACAGGRTVVIVPSGEGDRALTDGLAGLAGSGRVQMPDLELLPGSYDLPGARLIDLVQVMDRIRLECPWSSQQTHKGLAKYGIEEAYELVEAIEDGDRDELREELGDVLLQVVFHARIAEEDQDEPFSIDDVAGTIVEKLIHRHPHVFGDESAETPEDVKEHWLRTKAIEKQRDSVTDGVPLGQPGLALAAKLASRVRTAGLTVPLPAGEGIGYELLALAARAEEAGTDPEAALRAAARAYRDAIRAAEGHAG; via the coding sequence GTGACCACAGAAGCACCCGTTGCCTCCGGCCGTATCGTCCTGCTCACCGCCAGCCACCGCGTCGCGCCCGGGCTGTTGTCCTGGCCCGCGTGGCAGACGCTGCACGCAGCCGACCGGGTGCTGTGCGCCGACGAGGGTCATCCGCAGCTGCCGTATCTGCGCGAGGCGGGTGTCGACGTCGAGATCGCCGCGCCCAGCGCACAGGAGCTCGTCGACGCCTGCGCCGGCGGCCGTACCGTCGTGATCGTCCCGTCCGGCGAGGGCGACCGGGCTCTGACCGACGGGCTGGCCGGGCTGGCCGGGTCCGGACGGGTGCAGATGCCGGATCTGGAGCTGCTCCCCGGCTCGTACGACCTGCCCGGCGCCCGTCTCATCGACCTCGTCCAGGTCATGGACCGGATCAGGCTCGAGTGCCCGTGGTCCTCGCAGCAGACCCACAAGGGCCTCGCCAAGTACGGCATCGAGGAGGCGTACGAACTCGTCGAGGCCATCGAGGACGGCGACCGCGACGAGCTGCGGGAGGAGCTCGGGGACGTACTCCTCCAGGTCGTCTTCCACGCGCGCATCGCGGAGGAGGATCAGGACGAGCCGTTCTCCATCGACGACGTCGCCGGGACGATCGTGGAGAAGCTGATCCACCGCCATCCACATGTCTTCGGCGACGAGAGCGCCGAGACGCCGGAGGACGTGAAGGAGCACTGGCTCCGCACGAAGGCCATCGAGAAGCAGCGCGACTCGGTCACGGACGGCGTGCCGCTGGGCCAGCCCGGCCTCGCGCTCGCCGCGAAGCTCGCCTCCCGGGTCCGTACCGCGGGACTTACCGTGCCGCTGCCCGCCGGCGAGGGCATCGGGTACGAACTGCTCGCCCTCGCTGCTCGTGCCGAGGAGGCGGGCACGGATCCGGAGGCCGCACTGCGCGCCGCTGCCCGGGCCTACCGGGATGCGATCCGCGCGGCGGAGGGCCACGCCGGTTAG
- a CDS encoding SurA N-terminal domain-containing protein produces MHRRRRTALIVSAALLTAAPLLSACGSDAHPGAAAVVGGERIDVSTVQAKVKDVRAAQQRSPQSAQLIKDSGQLSRAKLYDLIVDQVVQRAADDAGVKVSRKEVQDGRAALVQQSGGEEQLSAMYLQQRGVAPAQLDDVVRRDILVNKLATSLGATNTPEGQQKLNQAFTAAAKALHIDVNPRYGTWDDRKLELSSYKAPWITQVTKEEQPVETGA; encoded by the coding sequence TTGCACCGCCGCCGTCGCACCGCGCTCATCGTCTCCGCCGCGCTCCTCACCGCCGCGCCCCTCCTCTCCGCCTGCGGCAGTGACGCGCACCCAGGGGCCGCCGCCGTCGTCGGTGGCGAGCGGATCGATGTGTCCACCGTCCAGGCGAAGGTGAAGGACGTACGCGCCGCCCAGCAGCGCTCCCCCCAGTCCGCGCAGCTCATCAAGGACAGTGGGCAGCTCAGCCGCGCCAAGCTCTACGACCTCATCGTCGACCAGGTCGTCCAGCGCGCCGCCGACGACGCCGGCGTCAAGGTCAGCCGCAAGGAGGTCCAGGACGGCCGGGCCGCCCTGGTCCAGCAGTCCGGTGGCGAGGAGCAGCTCTCCGCCATGTATCTGCAGCAGCGCGGCGTCGCTCCGGCCCAGCTCGATGACGTCGTACGCCGCGACATCCTGGTGAACAAGCTCGCCACCTCCCTCGGTGCGACGAACACCCCCGAGGGCCAGCAGAAGCTCAACCAGGCCTTCACCGCCGCCGCCAAGGCGCTGCACATCGACGTCAACCCGCGCTACGGCACCTGGGACGACCGGAAACTCGAGCTCAGCAGCTACAAGGCCCCCTGGATCACCCAGGTCACCAAGGAGGAGCAGCCCGTCGAGACGGGTGCTTAG
- a CDS encoding GtrA family protein, whose amino-acid sequence MTVRVQMVRFALVGVVNTGTYYGMYLALLTWLPYVAAHVIAFALSMVGSFFLTSYFTYRTRPTWRKFLLFPLTNAANFVVTTTGVYLLVDVLHFGSRYAPLIAAGAAIPITFVVSRTIMLRPDPVPREQEPEPERVPQT is encoded by the coding sequence ATGACAGTCCGGGTCCAGATGGTCAGATTCGCCCTGGTAGGGGTGGTGAACACCGGGACGTACTACGGGATGTATCTGGCCCTGCTGACCTGGCTGCCGTATGTCGCGGCGCATGTCATCGCCTTCGCGCTCAGCATGGTCGGATCCTTCTTCCTGACCTCGTACTTCACCTACAGGACCCGCCCGACCTGGCGGAAGTTCCTGCTCTTCCCGCTCACCAACGCCGCGAACTTCGTCGTCACCACGACCGGCGTCTATCTGCTGGTGGACGTACTGCACTTCGGCAGCCGCTATGCGCCGCTGATAGCGGCGGGCGCGGCGATCCCGATCACTTTTGTGGTCTCCCGGACGATCATGCTGCGACCGGATCCGGTCCCGCGCGAGCAGGAGCCGGAGCCGGAGCGGGTCCCTCAGACCTGA
- a CDS encoding glycosyltransferase family 2 protein gives MLISIVVPCFNEEEIIGRFHEHVTAEISLLGQEFELVYVDDGSQDRTLPLLEEIAAADPRARYVSFSRNFGKEAAMLAGLQHAEGDAVVIMDADLQHPPELVRRMLQLHQEGFDQVIARRTRKGDRVTRTVTARAYYWLINRLVDVELVDGVGDFRLLSRRTVDAVLELTEYNRFSKGLFAWVGFRTTTFEYENALREQGRSKWSFGKLLNYGLDGLLSFNNKPLRAAVYLGLLLVTLAMAYAAWIVGVALVNGVDTPGYVTLLVAVTALAGVQMLMLGVVGEYVGRIYYEVKRRPHFLVKATDADLPHQQEGERRTRTGELVRR, from the coding sequence GTGCTGATCTCGATAGTTGTTCCGTGCTTCAACGAAGAGGAGATCATCGGCCGCTTCCATGAACATGTGACCGCGGAAATCTCCCTGCTCGGGCAGGAATTCGAGTTGGTCTATGTGGACGACGGAAGCCAGGACCGTACGCTCCCTCTCCTCGAGGAGATCGCCGCGGCCGACCCTCGTGCCCGCTATGTCTCCTTCAGTCGAAACTTCGGCAAGGAAGCGGCGATGCTCGCCGGCCTCCAGCATGCCGAGGGCGACGCGGTCGTCATCATGGATGCCGACCTCCAGCACCCGCCGGAGCTGGTCCGGCGCATGCTGCAGCTGCACCAGGAGGGCTTCGACCAGGTCATCGCCCGGCGCACCCGCAAGGGCGACCGGGTCACCCGCACCGTCACCGCCCGCGCCTACTACTGGCTGATCAACCGCCTCGTCGACGTGGAACTGGTCGACGGCGTGGGCGATTTCCGGCTGCTGTCGCGCCGTACCGTGGACGCGGTCCTCGAACTCACCGAGTACAACCGGTTCTCCAAGGGTCTCTTCGCCTGGGTCGGATTCCGCACCACGACCTTCGAGTACGAGAATGCGCTGCGTGAGCAGGGCCGCTCCAAATGGAGTTTCGGAAAACTGCTCAACTACGGCCTCGACGGACTGCTCTCTTTCAACAACAAGCCGTTGCGGGCCGCGGTCTATCTCGGACTTCTGCTTGTCACGCTCGCCATGGCCTATGCCGCCTGGATTGTCGGTGTCGCCCTGGTGAACGGCGTGGACACTCCCGGGTATGTCACCCTTCTGGTGGCGGTCACCGCACTCGCCGGCGTACAGATGCTGATGCTGGGGGTGGTCGGCGAGTACGTCGGCCGTATCTACTACGAGGTGAAGCGGCGACCGCACTTCCTGGTGAAGGCCACCGACGCCGACCTTCCGCACCAGCAGGAAGGAGAACGGCGTACACGCACGGGGGAGCTCGTAAGACGATGA
- a CDS encoding YfhO family protein has product MSTLQSARGRAAALAALITAGAVCAGDAVARSFPFGPHTRSVNDLGNQFVPFHAHLWDLLHGRADGGLLLNWQSGYGTSFLPDLGTYLTSPFSMLVGLFPRDGIDLAVYVVTLLKMATAAAAMTWLLLSLRKDTGGRWWMAAVLGASYALCGWSVVEASYNPMWMDGLVAFPLLCLVGEWACTARRPVLGPVVVAVAWIANFYTAYMATIGAALVLLVRLEETAAGDRLRALLRAARAVLLGIALAAPVLIPVFLGSKHAYPGWTKEFAPAGWADVFARTLPATYSFFTPAVFLGSGALLLAAALAFNSAVPRRERWVWTGLAAAVAVSLQWGPTHLVWHVFATPNGSPYRQTFVFAGILVIAGWICLSHGWPGRRALLGGGAVVAVIALGASFSDLVTAWTFPLFAAGIAAVLAGLVLARRGKYAVLAALLLSGALVGQAAATTAYADRQRLGRLDDYPAWGEPQSERAAAVAKADGWPGYRTDPGRDQITGNDPILLGGQGGSYYSSHTPDVYTRTLAALGAGWTSNGRSVQSLDNPVTDAIFSVGARVRTRQGQHPEVTRSATGPLLTVRPPGPQPRYGDSPFRNQEMMLGAQVYSSPVAGACPVGSEVFLWAPDFTGTAGLGGGKPVKLRGGQPKRRAALTPLGTVTAPDTTIGYGRAAPRRASVGCLDRAKLAAAVDRLKSTGAVSVKVTDSGVRAQLPPGTRGTAVLAAPRIAGWSCDGRPADTYLGLVAVPLDGKSTSVDCSFRPPGLKAGAAIGAAGLLALGVLALLPLLRSRLRRRNGRVQGDARM; this is encoded by the coding sequence ATGTCGACTCTGCAATCCGCGCGCGGCCGCGCCGCCGCCCTCGCCGCACTGATCACCGCGGGGGCCGTGTGCGCCGGTGACGCCGTCGCCCGCAGCTTCCCCTTCGGACCGCACACCCGCAGCGTGAACGACCTCGGCAATCAGTTTGTGCCGTTCCATGCGCATCTGTGGGATCTGCTGCACGGCCGGGCGGACGGCGGACTGCTGCTCAACTGGCAGTCCGGTTACGGAACCAGCTTTCTGCCCGACCTCGGGACCTATCTGACCAGCCCGTTCTCGATGCTGGTCGGGCTCTTCCCGCGGGACGGGATCGATCTCGCCGTCTATGTGGTCACGCTGCTGAAGATGGCGACCGCTGCCGCGGCCATGACGTGGCTGCTGCTGTCGCTGCGCAAGGACACGGGCGGGCGCTGGTGGATGGCGGCGGTGCTCGGCGCCTCGTACGCGCTGTGCGGCTGGTCGGTCGTCGAGGCCTCGTACAACCCGATGTGGATGGACGGCCTCGTCGCCTTCCCGCTGCTGTGCCTGGTCGGCGAGTGGGCGTGCACGGCACGCCGGCCGGTGCTCGGCCCCGTGGTCGTCGCGGTGGCGTGGATCGCCAACTTCTACACCGCCTACATGGCGACCATCGGGGCCGCGCTGGTGCTTCTCGTGCGGCTGGAGGAGACGGCGGCAGGCGACCGGCTGCGGGCGCTGCTGCGGGCCGCCCGGGCCGTACTGCTCGGCATCGCGCTGGCCGCGCCCGTACTGATCCCCGTCTTTCTCGGCTCCAAGCACGCCTATCCGGGGTGGACGAAGGAGTTCGCACCGGCCGGCTGGGCCGATGTGTTCGCCCGTACGCTGCCGGCGACGTACAGCTTCTTCACGCCCGCGGTCTTCCTCGGCAGCGGTGCGCTGCTGCTGGCCGCCGCGCTCGCCTTCAACAGCGCGGTGCCGCGCCGTGAGCGGTGGGTGTGGACGGGGCTGGCGGCGGCCGTCGCCGTATCGCTGCAGTGGGGGCCGACACACCTGGTGTGGCATGTTTTCGCGACGCCCAACGGCAGCCCGTACCGGCAGACTTTCGTCTTCGCCGGGATCCTGGTGATCGCCGGCTGGATCTGCCTCTCGCACGGCTGGCCGGGGCGGCGCGCCCTGCTCGGCGGCGGGGCTGTGGTGGCGGTGATCGCGCTCGGGGCCTCCTTCAGCGACCTGGTCACCGCCTGGACGTTCCCGCTGTTCGCGGCCGGGATCGCGGCGGTCCTGGCCGGTCTGGTGCTGGCCAGGCGCGGAAAGTACGCCGTGCTGGCCGCACTGCTGCTCAGCGGCGCGCTGGTCGGGCAGGCCGCGGCGACCACCGCGTACGCCGACCGGCAGCGGCTCGGCAGGCTCGACGACTATCCGGCCTGGGGCGAGCCGCAGAGCGAGCGGGCCGCAGCGGTGGCAAAGGCCGACGGCTGGCCCGGCTACCGCACCGATCCGGGCCGCGACCAGATCACCGGGAACGATCCGATCCTGCTGGGCGGCCAGGGCGGCTCGTACTACAGCAGCCACACACCCGATGTGTACACACGCACACTGGCCGCGCTCGGCGCGGGCTGGACGTCCAACGGCCGCAGTGTGCAGTCCCTGGACAACCCGGTCACCGACGCGATCTTCTCCGTCGGTGCGCGGGTCCGCACCAGGCAGGGACAGCACCCGGAGGTGACCCGGTCGGCGACCGGGCCGCTGCTGACCGTACGGCCGCCGGGGCCCCAACCGCGGTACGGCGACTCGCCGTTCCGCAACCAGGAGATGATGCTCGGCGCGCAGGTCTACAGCTCCCCGGTCGCGGGCGCCTGTCCGGTCGGCAGCGAGGTCTTCCTCTGGGCGCCGGACTTCACCGGGACCGCCGGACTCGGCGGCGGAAAGCCGGTGAAACTGCGCGGCGGGCAGCCCAAGCGGCGTGCCGCACTGACCCCGCTCGGGACGGTCACCGCGCCGGACACCACGATCGGCTACGGCCGCGCGGCACCGCGCCGGGCGAGCGTCGGCTGTCTGGACCGGGCGAAGCTCGCCGCGGCCGTGGACCGGCTGAAGTCGACGGGCGCGGTGTCCGTCAAGGTCACCGACAGCGGTGTACGGGCCCAGCTCCCGCCCGGCACACGGGGGACGGCGGTCCTCGCCGCGCCCCGGATCGCGGGCTGGAGCTGCGACGGCAGGCCCGCGGACACCTACCTGGGTCTCGTCGCCGTTCCTCTGGACGGAAAGTCGACGAGCGTGGACTGCTCCTTCCGGCCGCCCGGCCTGAAGGCCGGTGCGGCGATCGGGGCGGCAGGCCTGCTGGCGCTCGGAGTGCTCGCTCTGCTGCCGCTGCTGCGGTCACGTCTCCGGCGCCGCAACGGCCGTGTGCAAGGGGACGCCCGGATGTGA
- a CDS encoding serine/threonine-protein kinase — protein sequence MNGRVIAGRYELSAVIGQGGMGQVWTAYDGRLDRRVAVKLLRPDHMAAATAADEMRRRFVRECRVTAQVSHPGLVTVHDAGSDDDDLYLVMQYVEGADLADHLAEHEPYPWPWAVSVAAQLCAVLAAVHAVPIVHRDLKPRNVMVKPDGTVTVLDLGVASVIDTDTTRLTHTGSPIGSPAYMAPEQAMGGAVGPYTDLYALGVLLHELLSGNVPFAGSTALGVLHRHLYEPPLPVRQLRPEIPEPLEALVLRLLAKDPQHRPSGAQDVYETLAPLLPSRGAPGGPLDPTRPFLRPHAPWPDRVTSPPPDSRSAAPVAPRPDVAAAVDEVKRLLGEGSITQAVDILGGILPAAAAEHGEHSPVVRILRKQYATTLMDDGQYRRALPELRRLADDRAAEAGPADPQTLQFRYDAAQCLEQLGEPAAALAEYRAVLPYYENPQAPDPARAFDVRHRIGHLLLAVGDHTAARQQLQGLLYDAERAYGPYHQLPVELRRALDRQRQFHSG from the coding sequence GTGAACGGACGCGTCATCGCGGGCCGTTACGAGCTCTCGGCCGTCATCGGCCAGGGCGGCATGGGACAGGTCTGGACGGCGTACGACGGCCGCCTCGACCGCCGCGTCGCCGTCAAGCTGCTCCGCCCCGACCACATGGCCGCGGCCACCGCCGCCGACGAGATGCGCCGCCGCTTCGTCCGCGAGTGCCGGGTCACCGCGCAGGTCTCCCATCCCGGCCTGGTCACCGTTCATGACGCGGGCAGCGACGACGACGACCTCTATCTCGTCATGCAGTACGTCGAGGGCGCGGACCTCGCCGATCATCTCGCCGAGCACGAGCCGTACCCCTGGCCGTGGGCCGTCTCGGTCGCCGCCCAGCTCTGTGCCGTGCTCGCCGCCGTGCACGCCGTGCCGATCGTGCACCGCGACCTCAAGCCTCGGAATGTGATGGTGAAGCCCGACGGCACGGTCACCGTTCTCGACCTCGGTGTCGCCTCCGTCATCGACACCGACACCACCCGCCTCACCCACACCGGATCGCCCATCGGCAGTCCCGCCTATATGGCCCCCGAGCAGGCGATGGGCGGCGCGGTCGGCCCGTACACCGATCTCTATGCCCTCGGTGTGCTGCTGCACGAACTCCTCAGCGGCAACGTCCCGTTCGCGGGCTCCACCGCCCTCGGCGTGCTGCACCGCCATCTCTACGAGCCGCCGCTCCCGGTCCGCCAGCTGCGCCCCGAGATACCCGAGCCGCTCGAAGCGCTCGTGCTGCGCCTGCTCGCCAAGGACCCGCAGCACCGTCCGTCCGGTGCACAGGATGTCTACGAGACGCTCGCGCCGCTGCTGCCCAGCCGCGGTGCGCCCGGCGGTCCGCTCGACCCGACCCGCCCCTTCCTGCGCCCGCACGCGCCGTGGCCGGACCGGGTCACCAGCCCGCCCCCGGACTCCCGCTCCGCCGCCCCGGTGGCGCCCCGGCCGGATGTGGCGGCCGCAGTCGACGAGGTCAAGCGCCTCCTCGGCGAGGGCAGCATCACCCAGGCCGTCGACATCCTCGGCGGGATCCTCCCGGCGGCCGCCGCCGAGCACGGCGAGCACTCGCCGGTCGTACGGATCCTGCGCAAGCAGTACGCCACGACGCTGATGGACGACGGGCAGTACCGCCGTGCGCTCCCTGAGCTGCGGCGGCTGGCCGACGACCGGGCCGCCGAGGCGGGCCCGGCCGATCCGCAGACGCTGCAGTTCCGCTACGACGCCGCCCAGTGCCTGGAGCAGCTGGGCGAGCCGGCCGCCGCGCTCGCGGAGTACCGGGCAGTGCTGCCGTACTACGAGAACCCTCAGGCCCCCGACCCGGCCCGCGCCTTCGACGTCCGCCACCGCATCGGCCATCTGCTGCTCGCGGTCGGCGACCATACGGCGGCGCGGCAGCAGCTGCAGGGCCTGCTGTACGACGCGGAACGGGCGTACGGGCCCTACCACCAGCTGCCGGTCGAGCTGCGTCGTGCGCTCGACCGGCAGCGGCAGTTCCACAGCGGCTGA
- a CDS encoding N-6 DNA methylase — protein sequence MPEKSSEVTAADIARLAGVGRAAVSNWRRRHADFPKPVGGTEASPSFALTEVEQWLRHQGKLAEVPLRERVWQQLSGHLAGPVPALVQAGCTLLLVRDRHPAWLELTAVSDQRLAELLPGALEQVLTARFGEDAVGLFTAVFTAHPGSVTRPELFTEAAGSSSGPEASLPASVPLLRGVAELAAELGARQAFEFLLGRYLDANPRQYTLTPPGPAALMAALAGAGARAVLDPASGTGTLLRAVERPTALYAQDADPNLAALTGLRLALHSDATVRARAGDTLRGDAFPKPAFDAVLCHPPFNERNWGHDELAYDPRWEYGFPARTESELAWVQHALARLRPGGAAVLLMPPAAASRRSGRRIRAGLLRRGALRAVVALPAGAAPPYGIPLHIWVLRKPDPGRAAPPELLFVDTAELAGAGGGRDKLDWQAVHSAVLDAWQPFEKHGTVEEQPGVSRSVPVIELLDDDVDLAPARHLPPPAAGGGADELLRVRDRLAETLRLTGELTPAPAGQAQPAPWPATTVGELARAGALVISAGGTGGTGGTGGTGGTGSTGGTGTEPEPVLTEQDVLSGTAPSGMLPEGPDEEPVRVEVGDVVVPVLGGGSIVRVIDEATAGAALGRNLQLLHPDPAALDPWFLAGFLRGTANNRQASSYASTATRLDVRRLQLPRLPLDDQRRYGERFRALAEFEDALRQAGRLGEQLVQGLYDGLTDGSVTPE from the coding sequence GTGCCGGAGAAATCGAGCGAGGTGACGGCGGCCGATATCGCCCGGCTGGCGGGAGTCGGACGCGCCGCGGTCAGCAACTGGCGGCGCCGTCACGCCGACTTCCCGAAGCCGGTCGGCGGCACGGAGGCGAGCCCGTCTTTCGCGCTCACCGAGGTCGAGCAATGGCTCCGCCACCAGGGGAAACTCGCCGAAGTCCCGCTCCGCGAAAGGGTTTGGCAACAGCTGTCGGGCCATCTCGCGGGCCCGGTACCGGCGTTGGTGCAGGCGGGCTGCACACTGCTGCTCGTGAGGGACCGTCACCCGGCCTGGCTGGAGCTGACGGCGGTCTCGGACCAGCGGCTCGCGGAGCTGCTGCCCGGCGCGCTGGAGCAGGTGCTCACAGCGCGCTTCGGCGAGGATGCGGTGGGGCTCTTCACGGCTGTGTTCACAGCGCACCCGGGCTCGGTGACGCGCCCGGAACTGTTCACAGAGGCCGCGGGCTCCTCGTCCGGACCGGAAGCCTCGCTGCCGGCATCCGTCCCTCTCCTGCGCGGTGTCGCCGAGCTGGCTGCCGAACTCGGCGCACGCCAGGCCTTCGAGTTTCTGCTCGGGCGGTACCTGGATGCCAACCCCCGGCAGTACACCCTCACCCCGCCCGGGCCCGCCGCGCTCATGGCCGCGCTTGCCGGGGCCGGCGCCCGCGCCGTGCTCGATCCCGCCTCCGGCACCGGCACGCTGCTGCGCGCCGTCGAACGCCCCACCGCCCTGTATGCACAGGACGCCGACCCGAACCTCGCCGCGCTCACCGGTCTGCGCCTCGCCCTGCACTCCGACGCCACGGTGCGCGCCCGCGCGGGCGACACCCTGCGCGGTGACGCGTTCCCGAAGCCCGCGTTCGACGCTGTGCTCTGCCACCCGCCGTTCAACGAGCGCAACTGGGGCCACGACGAACTCGCCTACGACCCCCGCTGGGAGTACGGCTTCCCGGCCCGTACCGAGTCCGAACTGGCCTGGGTCCAGCACGCGCTCGCCCGGCTGCGCCCCGGCGGCGCCGCCGTCCTGCTGATGCCGCCCGCCGCCGCGTCCCGCCGCTCCGGCCGCCGTATCCGCGCCGGGCTGCTGCGCCGCGGTGCGCTGCGGGCCGTCGTCGCCCTGCCCGCCGGCGCCGCGCCCCCGTACGGCATCCCCCTGCACATCTGGGTGCTGCGCAAGCCGGACCCGGGCCGGGCGGCCCCGCCCGAGCTGCTGTTCGTGGACACCGCGGAGCTCGCCGGGGCGGGCGGCGGCCGCGACAAGCTCGACTGGCAGGCCGTCCACAGCGCCGTACTCGACGCCTGGCAGCCCTTCGAGAAGCACGGCACGGTCGAGGAGCAGCCGGGCGTCAGCCGCTCGGTTCCCGTCATCGAACTCCTCGACGACGACGTGGACCTGGCGCCCGCCCGGCACCTGCCGCCCCCCGCCGCGGGCGGCGGTGCGGACGAGCTGCTGCGCGTACGGGACCGGCTCGCCGAGACCCTGCGGCTGACCGGGGAGCTCACCCCGGCGCCCGCCGGGCAGGCGCAGCCCGCCCCCTGGCCCGCCACGACCGTCGGCGAACTGGCCCGCGCGGGAGCGCTGGTGATCAGCGCGGGCGGAACGGGCGGCACTGGCGGAACGGGCGGCACTGGCGGAACGGGCAGTACGGGCGGTACGGGCACCGAGCCCGAGCCCGTACTCACCGAACAGGACGTGCTCTCCGGCACCGCGCCCTCGGGCATGCTTCCCGAAGGCCCCGACGAGGAGCCCGTGCGCGTCGAAGTGGGCGATGTCGTCGTGCCCGTGCTCGGCGGCGGATCCATCGTCCGCGTCATCGACGAGGCCACCGCAGGAGCGGCCCTGGGCCGCAATCTCCAGCTGCTGCACCCCGATCCGGCCGCGCTCGACCCCTGGTTCCTCGCCGGTTTCCTGCGTGGCACCGCCAACAACCGGCAGGCCAGCAGCTACGCCTCCACGGCGACCCGGCTCGATGTGCGCCGACTCCAGTTGCCCCGGCTGCCGCTCGACGATCAGCGGCGCTACGGCGAACGCTTCCGCGCGCTCGCCGAATTCGAGGACGCGCTCAGGCAGGCCGGGCGGCTCGGCGAGCAGCTCGTCCAGGGGCTGTACGACGGGCTGACCGACGGCTCGGTCACGCCGGAGTGA